The Corynebacterium comes genome window below encodes:
- a CDS encoding resuscitation-promoting factor, translated as MGHNNTSRITRINSGTSTTKRLATGGVLGALLVGGVAVAGAQKDVTLDINGETTELTTMSRDVAGALEAAGVEVGDQDLVYPAPSESLTKGASITVRTAKPVAVVIDGRTTDITSTALTVEDLLGELDGVTAAARIAEDGDTRLTDGMRLDITTPKIVGVNDGGRVVYTEIAAATVRELLDARGIELGEHDKVTPELDAPLNRNAKIEIERVSIDEETTTESFTTEPEYVDDPTALEGTEKVLVEGAPGSREVTTRITTVNGVETAREKLNEVELSPASAKKIARGTKAAPAAPAAPAAPAASSAPAVAGGSVWDTLAQCESGGNWSINTGNGYQGGLQFSPSTWAAYGGTQFAPTANLATREQQISIAEKTRASQGWGAWPACTSKMGLR; from the coding sequence ATGGGCCATAACAACACTTCACGAATCACGCGGATCAACTCCGGCACCTCCACCACCAAGCGTCTGGCCACCGGCGGCGTGCTGGGTGCACTGCTGGTCGGCGGAGTCGCCGTCGCTGGTGCACAGAAGGACGTCACCCTCGACATCAACGGTGAAACCACCGAGCTGACCACCATGTCCCGCGACGTCGCCGGCGCCCTCGAGGCCGCCGGCGTCGAGGTCGGGGATCAGGATCTGGTCTACCCCGCCCCGAGCGAGTCCCTGACCAAGGGCGCGAGCATCACCGTCCGCACCGCCAAGCCTGTCGCCGTGGTCATCGACGGCCGCACCACCGACATCACCTCCACCGCGTTGACAGTCGAGGACCTCCTCGGCGAGCTCGACGGCGTCACCGCGGCGGCCCGCATCGCCGAGGACGGCGACACCCGCCTCACCGACGGCATGCGCCTGGACATCACCACCCCGAAGATCGTCGGCGTCAACGACGGTGGCAGGGTCGTCTACACCGAGATCGCCGCGGCCACCGTCCGCGAGCTTCTCGACGCCCGCGGCATCGAGCTCGGCGAACACGACAAGGTCACCCCGGAACTCGACGCTCCGCTGAACAGGAACGCGAAGATCGAGATTGAGCGCGTCTCCATCGATGAGGAGACCACGACCGAGTCCTTCACCACCGAGCCTGAGTACGTCGACGATCCCACGGCGCTCGAGGGCACGGAGAAGGTCCTCGTGGAAGGCGCTCCGGGCTCCCGCGAGGTGACCACCCGCATCACCACGGTCAATGGCGTCGAGACCGCCCGCGAGAAGCTCAACGAGGTCGAACTCTCCCCGGCCTCCGCCAAAAAGATCGCCCGTGGAACAAAGGCAGCCCCCGCAGCCCCCGCAGCACCTGCCGCCCCGGCCGCTTCCTCCGCCCCGGCCGTGGCCGGTGGCTCCGTCTGGGACACCCTCGCGCAGTGTGAGTCCGGCGGAAACTGGTCCATCAACACCGGCAACGGTTACCAGGGCGGTCTGCAGTTCTCGCCGTCCACCTGGGCAGCCTACGGCGGCACCCAGTTCGCGCCGACCGCGAACCTGGCCACCCGTGAGCAGCAGATCTCTATCGCGGAGAAGACCCGGGCGAGCCAGGGCTGGGGCGCATGGCCCGCCTGCACCTCGAAGATGGGTCTGCGCTAG
- a CDS encoding HAD family hydrolase, whose amino-acid sequence MEFRLIALDMDGTLLDAEGRVPDAFWEVLAEARSRGIAVAPASGRQLATLRSMFTGDHDPGTFIAENGTCVFHDGRVVSTTLMDTAIVDSVITATNDTGLDLVVCTPDVAYHSPTVADATMAELEKYYVSREQVPDLREVAATDVIKLAVYTSDNAEDVAYPPLRKAAPNANVVVSGAHWVDIMAATAGKGRAMAALAEVMGVEKHEILAFGDYLNDYELLQAAGTAYAMENAHPDIKAIAHHIAPPNTEAGVVTVLRELLGM is encoded by the coding sequence ATGGAGTTCCGCCTCATCGCCCTGGACATGGACGGGACGCTTCTCGACGCCGAGGGTCGTGTCCCCGACGCCTTCTGGGAGGTCCTCGCCGAGGCCCGCTCCCGCGGCATCGCCGTCGCACCGGCCTCCGGCCGCCAGCTGGCGACCCTGCGCTCGATGTTCACCGGCGATCACGATCCGGGGACGTTCATCGCGGAGAACGGCACCTGTGTCTTCCATGACGGACGGGTGGTGTCCACCACGCTCATGGACACCGCGATCGTCGACTCCGTCATCACCGCCACGAACGACACTGGCCTCGACCTTGTGGTGTGCACACCTGACGTGGCCTACCACTCCCCCACGGTCGCCGACGCCACCATGGCTGAGCTGGAGAAATACTACGTGTCCCGGGAGCAGGTGCCGGACCTCCGGGAGGTCGCCGCGACAGACGTGATCAAACTGGCCGTCTACACGAGTGATAATGCGGAGGACGTCGCCTACCCGCCGCTGCGCAAGGCCGCCCCGAACGCAAACGTGGTGGTTTCCGGGGCGCACTGGGTAGACATCATGGCGGCCACGGCCGGCAAGGGCCGGGCGATGGCTGCGCTCGCGGAGGTGATGGGCGTCGAGAAGCACGAGATCCTGGCCTTCGGTGACTACCTCAACGATTATGAGCTGCTGCAGGCCGCGGGCACCGCCTACGCGATGGAGAACGCGCACCCGGACATCAAGGCCATCGCGCATCACATCGCACCGCCGAACACGGAGGCCGGTGTGGTCACCGTCCTCCGTGAGCTGCTGGGTATGTGA
- a CDS encoding putative quinol monooxygenase, with protein MILINVRFRPLPEYVETFRREVEEFTAATRAEEGCIFFDWSRNTDDPSEYILIEAFRDGAAEEHVNSPHFQAASALFPKILSETPQIINTLIEGKSEWDRMAEFQVG; from the coding sequence ATGATTTTGATCAACGTCCGTTTCCGTCCCCTGCCCGAGTACGTCGAGACCTTCCGCCGGGAGGTGGAGGAGTTCACCGCCGCCACCCGCGCTGAAGAGGGGTGCATCTTCTTCGACTGGTCGCGCAACACCGATGATCCGTCCGAGTACATCCTCATCGAGGCCTTCCGGGACGGTGCCGCAGAGGAACATGTGAATTCCCCGCACTTCCAGGCCGCATCCGCACTGTTCCCGAAGATCCTGTCGGAGACGCCGCAGATCATCAACACCCTCATCGAGGGGAAGTCGGAGTGGGACCGCATGGCCGAGTTCCAGGTCGGCTGA
- a CDS encoding type 1 glutamine amidotransferase domain-containing protein translates to MSHLTNVRVAVIATNNFEDSELTKPVEAVKEHGATVTILSTEAGTIEGKNGTSVAVDATTAEADPAEFDALILPGGTGNADKIRMDADAVAFVKKHVEAGKPVGVICHGGWILADADVLRGRTLTSYPSLKTDLRNAGATWVDEEVHVDNGLVSSRTPGDLPAFNAKIVEEFAEGTH, encoded by the coding sequence ATGTCTCACCTGACCAACGTCAGGGTGGCGGTCATCGCCACCAACAACTTCGAGGACTCCGAGCTGACGAAGCCGGTCGAGGCCGTCAAGGAACACGGCGCGACCGTGACCATCCTGTCCACCGAGGCAGGCACCATTGAAGGTAAGAACGGCACGTCGGTCGCCGTCGACGCCACCACAGCTGAGGCTGATCCGGCTGAGTTCGACGCCCTCATCCTGCCGGGTGGTACCGGAAACGCTGACAAGATCCGCATGGACGCCGACGCAGTGGCCTTCGTGAAGAAGCACGTTGAGGCCGGTAAGCCGGTCGGCGTCATCTGCCACGGCGGCTGGATCCTCGCCGACGCCGACGTGCTCCGCGGCCGCACCCTCACCTCCTACCCCTCGCTCAAGACGGACCTGCGCAATGCCGGTGCCACCTGGGTGGACGAGGAGGTTCACGTGGACAACGGACTGGTCTCCTCCCGCACGCCGGGTGACCTGCCAGCCTTCAACGCCAAGATCGTGGAGGAGTTCGCCGAGGGCACGCACTAG
- a CDS encoding TlpA disulfide reductase family protein: MPAPTSAEMFEFDVTEWFNSDALTMADLHGRVVLVEFFQMLCPGCVNHGIPQAQRVHRMVSADQVAVIGIHSVFEHHDVMGPAALEVFLAEFGVTFPVAVDRPGEVLPVTMKRWRLEGTPTTLLVDRQGKVRQVWLGQLDDLALGVWLGTLLAED; this comes from the coding sequence ATGCCGGCGCCCACCAGTGCGGAAATGTTCGAGTTCGACGTCACCGAGTGGTTCAACTCCGATGCGCTCACGATGGCGGATCTGCACGGACGTGTGGTGCTCGTGGAGTTCTTCCAGATGCTCTGCCCGGGCTGCGTCAACCACGGGATCCCTCAGGCGCAGCGGGTCCACCGTATGGTCAGCGCCGATCAGGTGGCGGTCATCGGCATCCACAGCGTCTTCGAGCACCATGACGTCATGGGCCCGGCGGCACTGGAGGTGTTCCTCGCCGAGTTCGGCGTGACGTTCCCCGTCGCAGTCGACCGGCCCGGCGAGGTACTGCCGGTGACCATGAAGCGCTGGCGACTCGAGGGCACCCCCACCACCCTGCTCGTCGACCGGCAGGGCAAGGTGCGGCAGGTCTGGTTAGGCCAGCTCGATGACCTGGCGCTCGGCGTATGGCTGGGAACCCTGCTGGCGGAGGACTAA
- a CDS encoding TatD family hydrolase — MSKKKPRPTPVPAAPIRGLVDAHTHLASAGARTPEDIDAIVGRAVDAGVVKICTVGDGLAEAELALEAAQHNRLVYAACAIHPTRAHELDEVARVRLTEMAADPRCVAVGETGLDTYWIRHEPERTAPLEVQEEALRWHIDLAVASGKALMLHNREADGDLMRVLADAPKPVETILHCFSSPLVMAEEALARGYVLSFAGNVTFTRNAELREAARIAPQGQVLIETDAPYMTPEPFRGARNEPALIGHTALCVAEARGMEPEEFAREVSETFDRVYLRMG, encoded by the coding sequence ATGTCCAAGAAGAAGCCCCGCCCCACGCCCGTTCCCGCCGCCCCGATCCGGGGTCTCGTCGACGCTCACACCCACCTTGCGTCTGCGGGGGCGAGGACGCCGGAGGACATCGATGCGATTGTGGGTCGGGCGGTGGACGCTGGCGTCGTGAAGATCTGCACCGTCGGTGACGGGCTTGCCGAGGCGGAGCTGGCGTTGGAGGCCGCGCAGCACAACCGGCTGGTGTACGCGGCGTGTGCGATCCATCCGACCCGGGCGCATGAGCTGGATGAGGTTGCGCGGGTCCGACTCACCGAGATGGCGGCCGACCCGCGGTGCGTGGCGGTGGGGGAGACCGGGCTGGACACCTACTGGATCCGGCATGAGCCTGAGCGCACTGCGCCGCTGGAGGTTCAGGAGGAGGCGCTGCGCTGGCACATCGACCTGGCGGTCGCCTCGGGCAAGGCGCTGATGCTGCACAACAGGGAGGCTGACGGGGACCTGATGAGGGTGCTCGCGGATGCTCCCAAGCCGGTGGAGACGATCCTGCACTGCTTCTCGTCCCCGCTCGTGATGGCGGAGGAGGCGTTGGCGCGTGGGTACGTGCTCAGCTTCGCAGGCAACGTCACCTTCACCCGCAATGCGGAGCTGCGTGAGGCGGCCCGGATCGCGCCGCAGGGCCAGGTGCTCATCGAGACGGACGCGCCCTACATGACTCCGGAGCCCTTCCGGGGTGCGCGCAATGAGCCGGCGCTGATCGGGCACACGGCGCTGTGCGTCGCGGAGGCCAGGGGGATGGAGCCGGAGGAGTTCGCGAGGGAGGTGTCCGAGACTTTCGATCGCGTGTACCTGCGCATGGGGTGA
- the rsmA gene encoding 16S rRNA (adenine(1518)-N(6)/adenine(1519)-N(6))-dimethyltransferase RsmA: MTSSVQPAELLGPVEIRALAEKLDVTPTKKLGQNFLHDPNTVRRIIAAADLDPSDHVVEVGPGLGSLTLGLLDTVEKVTAVEIDRRLAAELPATVAWRAPQYADRLTVVHKDALRITPEDLPEPTALVANLPYNVSVPVLLHLLATFPSLRRVLVMVQAEVGDRLAAESGSKIYGVPSVKAAFYGDVRRAGAIGRHVFWPAPNIESGLVRIDRFAPGTEPWPINDESRRAVFPLIDAAFAQRRKTLRAAMAGHYGSAAAAEEALRRADIDPQLRGERLTVHDFVRLAGITS, from the coding sequence ATGACCTCCAGTGTTCAGCCCGCCGAGCTGCTCGGCCCCGTGGAGATCCGCGCTCTGGCGGAGAAGCTCGACGTCACCCCGACGAAGAAACTCGGCCAGAATTTCCTGCACGACCCCAACACGGTGCGGCGGATCATCGCAGCCGCAGACCTTGACCCCTCCGACCACGTCGTGGAGGTGGGGCCGGGTCTCGGTTCGTTGACGCTCGGTCTGCTGGATACCGTGGAGAAGGTCACGGCAGTCGAGATCGACCGACGCCTGGCCGCCGAGCTGCCCGCCACAGTCGCCTGGCGTGCCCCGCAGTATGCTGACCGGCTGACCGTTGTGCATAAGGACGCCCTGCGAATCACCCCGGAAGACCTGCCCGAACCCACCGCACTGGTGGCGAACCTGCCCTACAACGTGTCCGTTCCGGTGCTCCTCCACCTGCTGGCCACGTTCCCCAGCCTCCGCCGGGTGCTCGTCATGGTGCAGGCAGAGGTGGGCGACCGTCTGGCGGCGGAATCGGGCTCGAAGATCTACGGTGTCCCCAGCGTCAAGGCCGCCTTCTACGGCGACGTCCGCCGCGCGGGTGCCATTGGCCGGCATGTGTTCTGGCCCGCCCCGAACATCGAGTCCGGTCTGGTCCGCATCGACCGATTTGCTCCCGGCACCGAGCCGTGGCCCATCAACGACGAGTCCCGTCGTGCCGTTTTCCCGCTCATCGACGCAGCCTTCGCCCAGCGACGCAAGACCCTCCGCGCTGCGATGGCGGGCCACTACGGTTCCGCCGCCGCCGCCGAAGAGGCTCTGCGCCGCGCAGACATCGACCCGCAGCTGCGTGGCGAAAGGCTCACCGTCCACGACTTCGTCCGGCTCGCCGGGATCACCTCGTGA
- a CDS encoding 4-(cytidine 5'-diphospho)-2-C-methyl-D-erythritol kinase yields the protein MRHLTSRAHAKVNLHLGVGDLREDGFHDLVTVFQSLSLADTVTLDIDDEERVASGSIVGALGVSGLDAASVPTDASNLAWRAVDKLVDHYRAHHGPVDAPRVNIRIHKGIPTAGGMAGGSADAAAALVAAHALLSESHPALPMTTLSELAAELGSDVPFTLRGGTMLGTGRGEQLTPMLSRGTYHWALVFFREGLSTPTVFHEIDELRGGGAVIGPSLHTGELARALMTGDPQQLAGTLANDLQVPAITLRRDIGRTLEAGRQAGALAAIVSGSGPTAAFLCSSELHARDVLDDLLADGRAYSGTTAYGPTRGAHLVD from the coding sequence GTGAGGCATCTGACCTCCCGCGCCCACGCCAAGGTCAACCTGCACCTGGGTGTGGGGGACCTGCGGGAGGACGGTTTCCACGACCTCGTCACCGTCTTCCAGTCCCTCAGCCTCGCGGACACGGTGACGTTGGACATCGACGACGAGGAACGCGTGGCGTCGGGAAGCATCGTCGGCGCCCTCGGCGTCTCAGGGCTGGACGCGGCCTCGGTGCCCACGGACGCCTCGAATCTGGCGTGGCGCGCCGTAGACAAGCTCGTCGACCACTACCGGGCCCATCATGGCCCGGTGGATGCCCCGAGGGTGAACATCCGCATCCACAAGGGGATCCCCACCGCCGGCGGAATGGCGGGCGGCTCCGCCGATGCTGCCGCGGCCCTCGTGGCGGCTCACGCCCTGCTCAGCGAGTCCCACCCTGCGCTGCCCATGACCACCCTGTCGGAGTTGGCCGCCGAGCTGGGATCGGACGTGCCCTTCACGTTGCGTGGCGGCACCATGCTCGGCACCGGCCGTGGCGAACAGCTGACCCCGATGCTGTCCCGCGGCACCTATCACTGGGCGCTCGTATTCTTCAGGGAGGGGCTGTCCACGCCGACGGTTTTCCACGAAATTGATGAGCTCCGCGGAGGTGGAGCGGTCATCGGCCCGTCCCTGCACACCGGGGAGTTGGCCCGGGCCCTGATGACCGGCGATCCGCAGCAACTTGCGGGCACACTGGCCAACGATCTGCAGGTCCCCGCGATCACGTTGCGCCGCGATATCGGCCGCACCCTGGAAGCGGGCAGGCAGGCGGGGGCGCTCGCCGCGATCGTGTCCGGTTCGGGCCCCACGGCGGCCTTTCTGTGCAGCTCAGAGCTCCACGCCCGCGACGTCCTCGACGACCTGCTCGCCGACGGTCGCGCCTATTCCGGCACCACCGCGTACGGCCCGACCAGAGGCGCGCACCTCGTCGACTGA
- a CDS encoding ABC-F family ATP-binding cassette domain-containing protein, whose amino-acid sequence MANLINLENVTKSWGLKTLLDGVSIGVQTGDRIGVVGLNGGGKTTLLEVLTGIEEPDSGRVSHTSELRMAVVTQRADLEDEDTIADVVLAPLGLQTFEWASNALVREVLGGLGVAGLGLDTKVGGLSGGERRRVNLAAALVRDLNLVVLDEPTNHLDVEGVQWLAEHLISRRIAIVVVTHDRWFLDTIATTTWEVHDGVVDIYEGGYNDWIFARAERTRQADAIEQRRQNLARKELAWLRRGAPARTSKPRYRIEAAEALIANVPSPRDSVELTAFSRQRQGKVVIELEDVRVEAPDGRMLVDHLTWRLAPGERIGLVGVNGSGKTTLLRTLAGEHPLAAGKRIQGQTVRLGWLRQELEDLDPKMRLLEAVEDVASYVQLGKKQLSASQLAERLGFSSKRQRTPVGDLSGGERRRLQLTRVLMAEPNVLLLDEPTNDLDIDTLQELESLLDSWPGTLVVISHDRYLIERVADTTWALFGDGGLTNLPRGIEQYLEIRRDMAAAAGSGPLDFGDRDRVAVEKRTGMSSQEERELKKQLNALERKISRLDPKIEKTHAAMAVAAEAGDTGKLAGLDGQLQAMESEREELEMEWLQLGEQMEG is encoded by the coding sequence ATGGCGAATCTGATCAATCTCGAGAATGTCACCAAGTCCTGGGGTCTCAAGACCCTGCTCGACGGCGTGAGCATCGGCGTCCAGACCGGCGATCGCATCGGCGTCGTCGGGCTCAACGGCGGAGGCAAGACCACCCTCCTGGAGGTCCTCACCGGCATCGAGGAACCTGACTCCGGTCGCGTGTCCCACACCTCCGAACTGCGGATGGCGGTGGTCACGCAGCGGGCAGACCTCGAAGATGAGGACACCATCGCTGACGTGGTCCTCGCGCCGCTGGGCCTGCAGACCTTCGAATGGGCGTCCAACGCCCTCGTCCGCGAGGTTCTCGGCGGTCTGGGCGTGGCGGGCCTCGGCCTCGACACGAAGGTGGGCGGCCTCTCCGGCGGTGAGCGCCGCCGGGTGAACCTCGCCGCGGCCCTGGTGCGCGACCTGAACCTCGTCGTCCTCGATGAGCCGACCAACCACCTCGACGTCGAGGGAGTGCAGTGGCTGGCGGAGCATCTGATCAGCCGTAGAATCGCCATCGTCGTGGTCACCCACGACCGGTGGTTCCTGGACACGATCGCCACCACGACCTGGGAGGTGCACGACGGCGTCGTCGACATCTACGAGGGCGGCTACAACGACTGGATCTTCGCCCGCGCGGAACGTACGCGGCAGGCCGACGCCATCGAGCAGCGCCGTCAGAACCTCGCCCGCAAGGAGCTGGCCTGGCTGCGCCGCGGTGCACCCGCACGAACCTCCAAGCCCCGCTACCGCATCGAGGCGGCCGAGGCGTTGATCGCCAATGTTCCCTCCCCGCGTGATTCGGTGGAGCTCACGGCGTTCTCCCGTCAGCGGCAGGGCAAGGTCGTCATCGAGCTCGAGGACGTCCGCGTGGAGGCCCCCGACGGGCGTATGCTCGTCGATCACCTGACCTGGCGCCTCGCCCCGGGTGAACGCATCGGCCTCGTCGGCGTCAACGGCTCCGGAAAGACCACCCTTCTGCGCACCCTCGCCGGCGAACATCCGCTTGCTGCGGGTAAGCGCATTCAGGGGCAGACGGTGCGTCTGGGCTGGCTGCGCCAGGAACTCGAGGATCTCGACCCGAAGATGCGGCTTCTCGAGGCCGTCGAAGACGTCGCCTCCTACGTCCAGCTGGGTAAGAAGCAGCTCTCCGCCTCCCAGCTCGCCGAGCGCCTCGGCTTCTCCTCCAAACGTCAGCGCACTCCGGTCGGTGATCTCTCCGGCGGCGAGCGCCGCCGCCTGCAGCTCACCCGCGTGCTCATGGCCGAGCCGAACGTGCTGCTTCTCGACGAGCCGACCAACGACCTCGACATCGACACCCTCCAGGAGCTGGAATCCCTCCTCGATTCCTGGCCGGGCACCCTCGTCGTCATCTCTCACGACCGTTACCTCATCGAGCGTGTCGCGGACACCACCTGGGCGCTGTTCGGTGACGGCGGGCTCACCAATCTGCCCCGCGGTATCGAGCAGTACCTGGAGATCCGCCGGGACATGGCTGCGGCCGCCGGTTCAGGGCCGCTGGATTTCGGGGACCGGGACCGGGTGGCCGTCGAGAAGCGGACGGGCATGAGCTCCCAGGAGGAACGTGAGCTGAAGAAGCAGCTCAACGCTCTGGAACGCAAGATAAGCCGTCTCGACCCGAAGATCGAGAAGACCCACGCAGCCATGGCCGTGGCGGCGGAAGCCGGCGACACCGGGAAACTGGCCGGGCTGGACGGACAGCTCCAGGCGATGGAGTCCGAGCGGGAGGAGCTGGAGATGGAGTGGCTCCAGCTGGGGGAGCAGATGGAGGGTTAG
- the ppk2 gene encoding polyphosphate kinase 2: MRNMGKKDNGTTEPHVNPAKLNNKAYEKELKRLQAELVDMQQWVVETGARVVIVMEGRDAAGKGSAIKRITQYLNPRSARIEALPAPSSREQGQWYFQRYVEKLPTAGEIVIFDRSWYNRAGVERVMGFCTSQEYRRFLHQAPIFERLLVEDGILLRKYWFSVSDEEQVARFRSRLDDPLRRWKLSPMDLQSITRWEDYSRAKDEMFIHTDIPSAPWYTVESEDKKRSRINVISHLLSTIPFEKIERPLPEIPQPPSSDNGYERPPRAEFRYVPDVAAKLVGGRPSSAEKATRKSRKK; the protein is encoded by the coding sequence CTGAGAAACATGGGTAAAAAGGACAACGGCACCACTGAGCCGCACGTCAATCCGGCGAAACTGAACAACAAGGCCTACGAGAAGGAACTCAAAAGACTTCAGGCCGAGCTGGTCGACATGCAGCAGTGGGTGGTGGAGACCGGTGCACGTGTGGTCATCGTCATGGAGGGCCGCGACGCCGCAGGCAAGGGCTCCGCGATCAAGCGGATCACCCAGTACCTCAACCCGCGGAGTGCCCGTATCGAGGCCCTTCCTGCCCCGAGCTCGCGCGAGCAGGGACAGTGGTATTTCCAGCGTTACGTGGAGAAACTCCCCACCGCGGGTGAGATCGTCATCTTCGACCGTTCCTGGTACAACCGTGCCGGCGTGGAGCGGGTGATGGGATTCTGCACCTCGCAGGAGTACCGCCGCTTCCTGCACCAGGCCCCCATCTTCGAGCGGCTGCTGGTGGAGGACGGGATCCTGCTGCGCAAGTACTGGTTCTCGGTCTCCGATGAGGAGCAGGTCGCGCGTTTCCGGTCGCGTCTGGATGACCCGCTGCGCCGCTGGAAGCTCTCCCCGATGGACCTGCAGTCGATCACCCGCTGGGAGGACTACTCGCGGGCGAAGGACGAGATGTTCATCCACACGGACATTCCCTCGGCGCCCTGGTACACGGTGGAGAGCGAGGACAAGAAGCGCTCGCGCATCAACGTCATCAGCCATCTCCTGTCGACGATCCCCTTCGAGAAGATCGAACGGCCGTTGCCCGAGATCCCCCAGCCCCCCAGCTCGGACAACGGTTATGAGCGTCCGCCGCGCGCGGAGTTCCGCTACGTCCCCGACGTCGCCGCGAAACTCGTCGGCGGTCGGCCCTCGTCCGCGGAGAAGGCCACCAGGAAGAGCCGGAAGAAGTAG
- a CDS encoding HNH endonuclease signature motif containing protein produces the protein MTLAALNTLTDQSDTDLTATITDAHRQLTHHKARFILALTEFHDRELARAHGAPTTAAWLQLTHGVARRTAYEYLGVGARLKNFPLLAQTFLAAAFSYSIVRLLLRYMTPENQEELIELARTHPFAELVLLLAGRDQPDSRPTANRISVVTDPETGEVRIWGRLDPERGAEFMAALKISELANLIDIDGVDEEVLEDPAAVEKLIERARTPEDEKSEETDREPRTSRFGGPLAPTLFTAFMGLIHMVRSHPLSRVRAPGAEVNVLFTQDNRAFIPGHHGGQTGQLMRTILNGSVRYHLLSRSGLTLKVTRATRLASEAQVKALLNVWRFQCAGPGCDHTRFLEFHHIVPWAEGGATELANLIPLCSGCHALVSAGIMTVHIDSDPRFLRFRLPGGASYTSENRGPAVTDQAMGQWGDRYFDGPVPRGDEHRLQVWEHPDSFDEPLEGEA, from the coding sequence ATGACGCTCGCCGCCCTCAACACTCTGACCGACCAGTCCGACACCGACCTCACCGCCACGATCACCGACGCCCACCGCCAGCTCACCCACCACAAGGCCCGCTTCATCCTCGCGCTCACCGAGTTCCACGACCGTGAACTCGCCCGCGCACACGGCGCACCCACCACGGCCGCGTGGCTGCAACTCACGCATGGCGTTGCCCGGCGGACCGCCTACGAATACCTCGGTGTCGGTGCCCGACTGAAGAATTTTCCACTGCTTGCGCAGACGTTTCTCGCCGCCGCCTTCTCCTACTCCATCGTCCGCCTCCTGCTCCGTTACATGACCCCGGAGAACCAGGAGGAGCTCATCGAGTTGGCGCGCACCCACCCTTTCGCCGAACTGGTCCTCCTGTTGGCCGGCCGGGATCAGCCGGACTCCCGCCCGACCGCCAACAGGATCTCCGTGGTCACTGATCCCGAAACCGGTGAGGTCCGGATCTGGGGACGACTCGACCCCGAGCGCGGCGCCGAGTTCATGGCGGCGCTGAAGATATCGGAGCTGGCCAACCTCATCGACATCGACGGCGTGGACGAAGAGGTCCTGGAAGACCCGGCGGCCGTCGAGAAGCTCATCGAACGGGCCCGCACACCAGAGGATGAGAAGTCGGAGGAAACGGACAGGGAGCCCCGCACATCGCGTTTCGGGGGGCCGCTGGCACCCACCCTTTTCACCGCCTTCATGGGGCTGATCCACATGGTGCGCAGCCACCCGCTGAGCCGCGTGCGTGCCCCGGGGGCGGAGGTCAACGTCCTGTTCACCCAGGACAACCGCGCCTTCATTCCGGGCCATCATGGCGGTCAGACCGGCCAGCTGATGCGCACCATCCTCAACGGTTCCGTGCGCTACCACCTGCTGTCTCGATCCGGGCTCACGCTCAAGGTCACCAGAGCGACCCGCCTCGCCTCGGAAGCACAGGTCAAGGCCCTGCTCAACGTCTGGCGGTTCCAGTGCGCCGGCCCCGGTTGCGACCACACACGATTTCTGGAGTTTCACCACATCGTCCCATGGGCGGAGGGTGGCGCCACGGAACTGGCCAACCTGATACCTCTGTGTTCCGGCTGCCACGCACTGGTCAGCGCAGGGATCATGACGGTGCACATTGACTCCGACCCCAGATTCCTCCGGTTCCGGTTGCCGGGCGGGGCGTCCTACACTTCGGAGAACCGAGGGCCGGCGGTGACCGATCAGGCGATGGGCCAGTGGGGCGACCGGTACTTCGACGGGCCCGTCCCCCGGGGCGATGAACATCGGCTTCAGGTGTGGGAGCACCCGGACAGCTTCGATGAGCCGCTGGAAGGAGAGGCCTAG